A single region of the Nicotiana sylvestris chromosome 6, ASM39365v2, whole genome shotgun sequence genome encodes:
- the LOC104212209 gene encoding uncharacterized protein: MVGIFSRFSVGRSAGHRRTQSALDEREVFPPNSDAVDAATTAGAPSVTPNGIEIAVEFKPVEHPMEPLNIDRPIQCPFPEPSTLNDGRIWKERVPAVRIRKPDIPVMKEGRATDSEAIRTIPRPPMNRVILPSISAPEHSLLKLLEDSGIC; encoded by the exons ATGGTGGGCATTTTTTCTAGATTTTCTGTTGGCAGATCAGCTGGCCATCGTCGGACTCAAAGTGCACTT GATGAAAGGGAAGTGTTTCCCCCAAATTCAGATGCAGTAGATGCTGCTACTACAGCTGGAGCTCCCTCTGTTACGCCTAATGGTATTGAAATTGCAGTCGAGTTCAAGCCAGTGGAACACCCTATGGAGCCTCTCAATATTGATCGACCAATTCAATGTCCATTTCCAGAACCTTCAACATTGAAT GATGGAAGAATATGGAAAGAGCGAGTCCCTGCTGTGCGAATTAGAAAGCCTGATATTCCAGTTATGAAGGAAGGAAGAGCTACCGACTCTGAGGCAATTCGAACAATACCTAGACCTCCCATGAATCGAGTTATTCTTCCATCAATAAGTGCACCTGAACATAGTCTGCTTAAACTGCTGGAGGACTCTGGGATTTGTTGA
- the LOC104212199 gene encoding uncharacterized protein — MEKELGDPLPVQPTPAVDAAEAGDHKQLQQSSRPRPKRFVKNQIPDSILNDAALNAAISLLPQNYNFEIHKCVWRVRTSVAKRVALQFPEGLLMYSLIISDIISTFTSAAHCFILGDVTYGACCVDDLSAAALSADLLIHFGHSCLVPIDSTTIPCLYIFVEISIDVYRLLHELKLNFNNTSTYDNIIMAGTIQFAGAIRAVKPELEKIGFKVLIPQAKPLSAGEVLGCTAPSVMHKFSDCESVVLVFVADGRFHLEAFMIANPGIKTYRYDPYVGKLFLEEYDHKGMKEERKRAIEKARMEAKNWGIVLGTLGRQGNPRILDRLEKKMAEKGMTWTVVLMSEISPTRIALFEGAVDAWIQIACPRLSIDWGDAFTKPLLTPFEAEIALGDLSGWWERKKAVNSDVCCDEALKCSKNESSGACDNGGEKVKEGVLVDYPMDYYAQDGGEWNSCYSKKPARLSQRISQSCNGNSAIKCSKC; from the coding sequence ATGGAGAAGGAACTCGGCGACCCTCTCCCGGTACAGCCTACTCCGGCGGTTGACGCGGCGGAGGCAGGCGACCATAAGCAACTGCAGCAATCAAGTCGGCCACGCCCGAAGCGTTTCGTGAAGAACCAAATACCAGACTCCATTCTAAACGACGCAGCACTCAACGCCGCCATATCCCTTCTACCTCAAAACTACAACTTTGAAATCCACAAATGCGTATGGCGCGTACGCACTTCAGTTGCCAAGCGCGTGGCCCTCCAGTTCCCCGAGGGTCTCCTCATGTACTCCCTCATCATCTCCGATATAATCTCCACATTCACTTCCGCCGCTCACTGTTTCATCCTCGGCGACGTGACTTACGGCGCGTGTTGCGTCGACGACCTCTCCGCCGCAGCTCTTTCCGCCGATCTCCTCATCCATTTCGGCCATAGCTGCCTCGTCCCTATTGATTCCACCACTATCCCTTGCCTTTACATATTCGTCGAAATCTCAATCGATGTCTACAGGTTGTTACATGAACTCAAGCTCAATTTTAATAATACTAGTACTTATGACAATATCATTATGGCTGGAACAATTCAATTTGCTGGTGCAATTCGTGCTGTTAAGCCCGAGTTGGAAAAAATAGGGTTTAAGGTTTTGATCCCTCAAGCTAAACCCTTATCAGCTGGGGAAGTACTCGGCTGTACTGCCCCGAGTGTTATGCACAAGTTTTCTGATTGTGAGAGTGTGGTTTTGGTGTTTGTAGCTGATGGTAGGTTCCATTTGGAGGCGTTTATGATAGCGAATCCGGGGATAAAGACGTATAGGTATGATCCGTATGTAGGGAAGTTGTTTTTGGAGGAGTATGATCATAAGGGAATGAAGGAGGAGAGAAAGAGAGCGATTGAGAAGGCAAGGATGGAGGCTAAGAATTGGGGGATAGTGCTCGGGACATTAGGTAGGCAAGGGAATCCGAGGATATTGGATAGGTTGGAGAAGAAGATGGCGGAGAAGGGGATGACTTGGACAGTTGTGTTGATGTCAGAGATATCTCCTACAAGGATTGCGTTATTTGAGGGTGCAGTAGATGCTTGGATTCAGATCGCGTGTCCTAGGTTGTCGATTGATTGGGGAGATGCGTTTACTAAGCCTTTGCTTACGCCATTTGAGGCCGAGATTGCATTGGGTGATTTGTCTGGGTGGTgggaaagaaagaaagcagtgAATTCAGATGTATGTTGCGATGAAGCTTTGAAGTGTTCAAAGAATGAATCTTCCGGTGCTTGTGATAATGGAGGTGAGAAAGTGAAGGAAGGGGTACTCGTTGATTATCCGATGGATTATTATGCTCAGGATGGTGGGGAGTGGAATTCTTGCTACTCCAAGAAGCCGGCTCGACTTTCACAAAGAATTAGTCAATCTTGTAATGGTAACAGTGCCATCAAATGTTCTAAATGCTGA